AATACTCATTTTAATTACAATAGTTAATTTCATATCGAATAAGTAACTCATTTCATAATTCTACCTCCCCAGCCACCTACTTGATGAGCATCTTTTGGTGATAGAGAAATGATTCGTATTTGTGAACATAGGTTATGGAGTTCTGGTTTATGATTTTCCCAAAAATTTAGTTGGGCTTGCTGTAAATGATCAGTTAACTAATCAAGGCTTTTCTTCTCCCTCTCACCTCTCCATTTTTCGCATGTTCTACGTGCTTATATTTTGTTTCTAAGTTCAGCCTTCGTAATATCTCTCCACAAGGGTGTGCTTATGTTTGAACATGTTTCTGGTTCAAGGATCAATGCAAAGGTTGTAGAAGAAGCTAGCAACACTTTTTTACAAGAGGCAGCTGAAGACCTATGCTGATTTGTGAGATGATTTTAAGGGGCCGTCGGTTAGACTCCCCCAAATTGATGAAGCCCAACTGCTTGAAGACTCATGTTTGACGTTCACATATCCTAGCAGTGAAAAAGGTTTCTGTAACTTGCTGTTTTCATATTCTTTACTCGCATTTAACTGTAGTTGTCAATTCGCCCACCCTCCCTCCCTcccctccctccctccctccctccccTACCCCCCACCCCCCTCCCccacaaaaagaaaaacaaaaaaaaaacaaaaaaaaggaaaaaaaacaaaaaaaaatgtaggCATGTAACTCTCATATAAGCTAATAGCATTTAATCTTAGGTACATGTAGAGGATGCTTGGAGCTTGAATTTCTTTgggttttttttctctctcaatCTTTTAGAGTTTAGAGTTTTAGACTATGTATTCATCGTGTTGTTGCATATTAACTATAAGGAAGTGGAGTTTTAATGCAATAGATGTTTATTTCCAGCACTTTGGTGCTTCAACCCTCTGTTTTTCTGGGTTTCCACCTCAAGCTGAGCATTACTGTTGTGTCATTTTTTTTGTTGACCGATGATGTTTGCTCCTCGTTGAATAAATTAGTGTATTACTTGAGAGATGCATGCCATGGACTAGTGTATGTCGTGGAGATGCCCTCGTTCAGCAAATCTACCACGCTTCATGGGTGAGAGCATATGTTTGGTATAAATTGACAGTTAAGAATAGAAGACAGGTGATGTTGGACGTCATCACATTCTTAATGTAGTTGTGGAATTAAAGTTCTAGGTTAGCTGTCCCAACTAATCCCTCAATTTGCACCAAGCATTAGAAGATATCAAAGATACTAATAATTCAAGTAGCACATGGGgatgatgagaagttgaaagTTGCAACCCTACCAACTTAGGAATGAACTGTCTTTCTGTAAAGACAGTTATGAATAGTTgctaaattgatttttggacCTTGTAAGATATATCCAAAATATGTTTATGATGACCTTTTTGCATGTTGTACAAGTAAGGTCAAGTGTTTGTGAGATTGTGACCTCATTGGGTTTTTAATTAAAAGCAATTGGGAAGGTTGGAAAATATTTGTATGATTAGCAATGAAGGAAAAAACTGGACTAGATTGTACAAAATCATAGCAAGTATATTTGACTAAATCTTATAAAGCTAGTTCGTGCACGACATGATTTAAAGATTGTTCATTGTTCTCTTGAAATGAACCAACTGTATAAGGCATAGTTTTATACAGAGGCTGGATCGATGATTGAATGGTTCTCTTGATACTATTTTACATGTCCTATATTCTCATTAGATCGAAAACTCATCTAGTTGTTTTACCAGCTGTATTTAAGAAAATGTCACAATCTCTTCTAATCTTCTTAAGACTAGTATGATGTTTTGGTGCTTATTCCTACGGATTGCAAGTTACTCTCTCTGtcctttaatactcgcaccgttttgactttttgcactatttacataattcactttgactctattttatttctagtatatgaaaacaaatgttagtatataatatattgttggcttcatcttattatatattttcaaaatattaatatttttataaattttattaatatgtaattaaagatattggtagtcaaagatgtgcattgacaagcgtgtccagtcgaaacagtgcgagtattaagggacggagggagtacattctTACCGATAGGAGAGAAGATTTCTTTTTTACTACCCCTTTAAAACAGTAAACACGAAGATTAGGCCCCGTTCGGTATCGGTTTTTTtttcagttttcagttttttaaaaaactaaaaaccaaaatatgaaaaccacaagAAGTAGCTTCtagttttttgttgtcagttttcatAATCAACGTGATTACTATAAGTATGACTATTTTTAGTTCATAATTCAATCTAAATTATATGACTTTTAtaaccaaaaaacaaaaaattggaAACTGACGTATATACCGGATGAGCCCTAAACCCCAAAACCAATCCTTAAGGTCGGAGATTAGGGACATTGTTGGCACAAACATTTGCTAAACAGATAAGTAGGCATACATCATATTTTagtttgagaaaaaaaaaactgaaaacatCACTCGGTAGTTGGTAGTGTTGGTATGTGTAACTTTCACTATAAAGCTACAAAAACGAAGGGGCCTGAATTTCAGCCCCACTCTTCTTAAAAATTGAACAAACAACAATAAAAGTGAAAATAGTAAAAATAGAAGATCTAATTTACCCCCATTTGTGGGCAAATAGCCAAACACGGCGCACAATGTACTTATAATCAACTTATACACTAGACAAAAACCTTGCTGTACACATTGACAAACCAAAATCCAGACACCAAacaatttccaaaattaaaccttaaaagtaaataaattacACAATTACTGCCAATTTATCTGTACTAGAGAACTAATCAGCAGCTAAAAGCATCCAAGGAGCTTCTTGGGTATGTTGCCAGTAACACGGTATTTAGCAGCACATTCTTCTGCTTTCAGAAGTTCTTCTCCTTTTGCAGCTTCAACCATTGCTTTCTTTTCTTCAGCTAATTTGTGAACTTCTGCCACCTTGTTTTTCATCTTCTCCGCGTATTCTGCCTTCTTTTTCTCCAACTTTTCCTGTTTCATTACACGATTTTCAGATTAAAAACCGATATTACTCCCTTTGTCCCGAAATAATAGGGTGTTCCAAGTAAAATATTTGTCGCTTACTTAATCATAAGGGATTGAGATAATGTGACTATTAATTTCAGACGGAGTTAGAATTTAACCAAACGAAAATGGTTGGAAAGGTTGAGTTTTACCTCAATTTGTCTGAGTTGAGCTTCTATTGTTGCTTTCTTGGTCTTTTCCCAAGATTCTATGTCTGACAGCTTTTTACATGCCCTGTTCATAAAACCCAGCAAATTAATCATCTGGCATTTCCACTTTCACAAGCTATGGTTACTTTAAAATTAAACGATGAACCATTCACATAAAAATTATCAACTTTACAGAACTTGCAACTAAAGCATGATTAACATGAATCATTAACTATTGCTTGATTCTTTAAATTATTCTATGAATCATCCACCAACTGAATTGGCAGAATTATGGAGACTATGTTTAGAAAACCAAATTAAGGGAAATCACATACTTGTTTTCTGCCTTGGATTTCTCACTTTCTTCCCATGCTTTGACAAGGGCCAATTTCTTATCCTGCTCAACTTGTGCCATCACAACATCTGGATTTCACAAAGGTTGAGAACAGTTTCTTTTCATTTCAATcccaaaatacaaaaaaaaaaaaaaaaaaaaacaaaaaaattaacaagAAATTCAAGAATTTTACAAAAATTGTTAATTACCTCTGTCAATTGAACCTCCTGAAGGTTTTTTCTCAGGTTGTGGAGGTGGTGGAGGTATTGTTACTGGTACTATAGCCTCTGACATAATCAAAAGTAAGGCCAAAATTACttcaaattataaataaatgagTATATTGAATCCATTAATTCAAAGTAAGGTTGTGCTAAAGCTAAATTAAGCATGAATTTAAACTACATAATCCAACGCTTAATGAATAAGTAGCACAAAAGAATCTAGAAACAACAAAACTCCCCAAATTGAGTAAGAATTTAAACCAAAatgaataattttaaaatacaaaAAGTACTTCATATTAAGCAAAAATGagtgaatcaattaattaagcagaATATGGGCCTAAATTTAGTATGTATTTAAATTAGACTAATCCAAACCTCatatattttactaaaattaacaCACACACATAAGATCAAATTTAGTGGAATAAAAAAGATTAAAAATTGATGGGTTGGTAAAAtagagaataaaataaaatattacttTCATCAGCAGAGGAAGGCTTGAAGTCAGAATCTTTGTGATCAGAAACAGGAATCAAACTCTTTTCTTCAGCAACATCTTTTGAAGTTTCTTCAACATTTTCAACTTTCTCTTCTTCTACTTTCTTCAGCTCTTCTTCACCCattttttctagtttttttttggatttggaTTACACAAATTTTAAGTTTTTGTTGATTTCTAAGAAAAACCCAGAAAGAAAAACAGGGGATAGAGTAAGAGGAATGAAAGTGGTAGGAGAAAAAACAGAGATGATGATAAAGACTAGGTGGAGGGCAGGTTCAAATAGGACTATTAGGAGTATATAATAATTTATGGTATGCCAGAAGGGCATATCAAAGATACAGCTGAGattttccatcatttttttattcattttttaaagtataaaaataatattttattttttacaattaTTTTTTACAATTATGGTATGAGTTGTGTAATTGTGTTGGATATTTGGATACTTTGATACTATTATAGGTTTATGGacttacttcctccgtcccggaatacttgacctgtttttcttatcgggccgtcccttaatacttgacttgtttctaaaaatagaaatattctaacaatattatattatttctcactccacccctattaattcacctaccccctactccatacaaaaaataattaaaaattcaacccctattCTCCCCCAACCctacctcttaacccacctcccactaactacattaaaataataccccgcaatcaactactacctattaaattaagtaagtcaattcaagtcccttaaactatgtgtcggtcaaaccgggtcgagtatttcgagacggagggagtatcacttATGGTATGTATTTTGACTTCCATGGAAATAATCTTCCTTTAATGGTAACGTAAATAGAGGTGGCAAATGAGTTGTTCGTTTATACAAAATCAAGTTGTattcaattaaataaaaaaaacaatttaaaagtTGTATTCAATCATTTTGATCGAGTAAGGTTGGGCTATGTTAGTTTTGGGCATATAGTTTCAGGTATAAATTAAGTAATTTAAGTCGAGTCTAACCCCAACTATAAGTacggtttctattaaattgttacgttaaaataaaacacctatatatatcaactgctatattttatatattagattaaattgattttttattttggattgaatttcattttagatttattttttaattattatagtgtttgattttggatgaaattatataagaaatattaataattatttaataaaaatatttacgtggcacctaattatttatctacgtggcattcgacttttttattcaaaaataattttgaagtcttatttttcattggctgaaaccattagatttcctacgtggctctctaatattggattaatgtttgaattttattttagattaatgtttgattttggatgaattttatattagatttattttttaattattggaacgtttgattttggatgaaattgtatatattaataattaattaattaatttaaatatctacgtggcacctaattaattatctacgtggcactcgatttttttaattcaaaaataaattaaaaatcttattttttattggccgaaaccattagtaatcctaggtggcgctctaatagttcagcaaatatgcctcctttatatatgtattaattaatttaaatatctacgtggcacctaattaattatctacgtggcactcgatttttttaattcaaaaataaattaaaaatcttattttttattggccgaaaccattagtaatcctaggtgacactctaatagttcagcaaatatgcctcctttatatatgtatattagatttcaCATATTCTTCATGTAGTAATTCATTCAAGGTGATTTATTGCTTTTGCACTACTTATCTCGATACTTCGTAGTACTCCGTGATTATTTTGGTACATGGCAATtctaataaaattttataatatcACCCAACAATTTTTATTAACAGATAGTTAAACTATATGTCGACCaaattgattatttatttgaaaataaaGTGATAGTAACACTTTCTTAAAAATCATCTAGGACTCGTTAAGTTGTGGTAGAAAAGAACAGAACACggcaagactcaagagcatgtCGGCCTCTTCTTAAAAATTGTACAAACAAAGCGTGTATGCCTTTGATATGCTTTATGTATATTctatactctctccgtccctaaAATATTATCCCATTGTAATATTTTGTGTCAAATtttgaaaactttgaccataaatttctattcctataagaaataatatagtcaagtgggtcttattagattcgtttcaatatatatttttggaATACTGTTTACACGTGTAAATTAGAGACACTTACGTTTTAAGTCGTGTATTGAAGACCGTTAAAAGTCAAATGGGGTGATCTTTTAGGGACAAAGGGAGTACTTCGTATTTTTCTTAAAGGTAAGTTGGATAATTTTTGGGTCCGCTGGATTCAACTTATCTCAAATTAATGGGTTATACACTTTGAAAGTAAGGTGAAAGGATAAAAAAAACCCTCCTCTGAAGTGTAGATTATGTTCAATTTAGTTTAGGGGTCGTCCAACGCACGGTtactactaaaataatttattatttcagtaataactaaataaaagacttgtgatattaggaaaacgcGAAAATAAAAAAGGGTAtatgaaaaaatataaattcaaagttgtataaaaaatatattcaaatgaactaagtTTGCATACtacaatatcaagttaagaatTATAGTTGTGTACTTGTATGCAGGTCGATCTAACAAAGTTAAGCAAACTCGAATAACTGACCCAAGACTAATAGTATAActgagttagtcaaatacaacagaGTTTGAATCGAGTACTCCGTACAATTTTGATTTATGggcttctaatgttagtctgcttaccatgtattattattttagttaaCATTCACATTTTAAGTATTATATAATTAACAATAGACTAAAATTAGAAGTCCGTTCATCaatgttatttaaatttgttatctggttaaaaagttataataacacagaaataaaatcaatcataaagaaaaaataatattgattcatCTTTcatccaataatatattatgcagtgACACTTATGgtaattgaattatatttttatttcatttttaccTTAGATTCCTTAAAAAGGTAATGTGGTTTTTTTTGCTTAATAAAAAATGTTTCGGCAGGAAAAAGttgcaccaggaagtgacacaTGTCGTCCTTTGTgcttgttttagtataatgtaatagaagAGAAGTTATTTCCGCTAGAGACTAGCTTAGGGTctttatgttcaacttatttgatTTATATCACACAAAATAATTTTCATACTAAGATATTTTTgcatataaataaatatatacgtAGTATCAGATAAAGTAAATTCAGTGAagtcagacaaaataagttgaatAAATTGGAGCCTTAACAGAGTGTGTGGCGTTAAATATGCGGAGATCTTAGACAGTGGTAACTGATAGGTATCGTCTTTATAGACAATACTAAGAATTAGATAATAATATATTTGCTTTATGCAATTGTTGCATTTCATttggtactccctccattcctaaatgatcttcctatttggtgtttggggtggaaattaagaaaatgaaatcttgtaatgattgggcgtaagagtaatgattgggtgtaagagaaattaataaataaatgaaggaaagtaataaagaaatgaaggagagagaaaatatttgtataaaagtaataaaaaatcataaaagtggggttgggtgggtggGTGAATgtggaaatgtgaatgaattaaataagtgaTGGTGggaaaatttatggtaaaaagtcatgtccaaaaatagaaacaagaagatcatttaggaatgacatttatagaaacagaAAGAtaaaaaaaggaatggagggagtaccaaacaacatagtttggtaaAAACATGGTGATTACATTTTATCATTTGGtaccaaacaacatagtttggtaaAAACAGGGTGGTTACTTTTAGTATTCTTCCAGTATTATCTTAGAAAGCCTCCTTAAATATGCATCAATGCAGTATGAAATTATGGAAACGTGTCCctcttattttattaaagggGAAAAAAGGGGGAAATAAATGTGTCCCATTGGATTCTATAGGCGAATAACTTCCCTGGAGATTTATATGAGAAACTAATCAATCAAATATCATATGTGGCCTGTCTTTTGACTACAATTATCCACAGG
This Spinacia oleracea cultivar Varoflay chromosome 6, BTI_SOV_V1, whole genome shotgun sequence DNA region includes the following protein-coding sequences:
- the LOC110778402 gene encoding remorin — protein: MGEEELKKVEEEKVENVEETSKDVAEEKSLIPVSDHKDSDFKPSSADEKAIVPVTIPPPPPQPEKKPSGGSIDRDVVMAQVEQDKKLALVKAWEESEKSKAENKACKKLSDIESWEKTKKATIEAQLRQIEEKLEKKKAEYAEKMKNKVAEVHKLAEEKKAMVEAAKGEELLKAEECAAKYRVTGNIPKKLLGCF